The Kitasatospora paranensis genome has a window encoding:
- a CDS encoding pyridoxal phosphate-dependent decarboxylase family protein — MTAAGGTPPLSGGSGGPAALRPLLDETLDALAAGARLRGGPVPPGGPAELAREVDRVLTGEGPDRHALRRLTELLAYGAADPADPACAAHLHCPPLAVAVAADLAVSALNPSQDSWDQAPAATALETALLAELAALVGFPPAAAAGVLTSGGTESNLMGLMLARDRVLGGAVELDGLPPGRRPRIIASAAAHFSVQRAAALLGLGERAVRSVPVDRDQRMDGDALADALAETVWEGATPIAVVATAGTTDTGAVDPLGRCADLAERHGAWLHVDAAYGGGALLSDRLAPLLDGIARADSVALDFHKLGWQPAAAGVFLVRCEETYASLARRAVYLNPADDEQAGYPSLLGLSLRTTRRADAFKLAVTLRTLGRPGLGALVDACHDLALHAAAAVRAEPALDLHGDPLLTTVLFRYRPATDGPDAADRINAELRRRLLHTGRAVVGRTELPGTGRAGSASS, encoded by the coding sequence GTGACGGCCGCCGGGGGCACGCCCCCGCTCTCCGGCGGGTCCGGCGGCCCGGCAGCCCTGCGCCCGCTGCTGGACGAGACCCTGGACGCCCTGGCGGCCGGCGCGCGGCTCCGCGGCGGCCCCGTGCCGCCGGGCGGCCCCGCCGAACTCGCCCGCGAGGTGGACCGGGTGCTCACCGGCGAGGGGCCCGACCGGCACGCCCTGCGCCGGCTCACCGAACTCCTCGCCTACGGGGCCGCCGACCCGGCCGACCCGGCCTGTGCCGCCCATCTGCACTGCCCGCCGCTGGCCGTCGCGGTCGCCGCCGACCTCGCCGTGAGCGCCCTCAACCCCTCGCAGGACTCCTGGGACCAGGCACCCGCCGCCACCGCCCTGGAGACCGCCCTGCTGGCCGAACTCGCCGCCCTGGTCGGCTTCCCGCCCGCCGCTGCCGCCGGGGTGCTCACCTCCGGTGGCACCGAGTCCAACCTGATGGGCCTGATGCTGGCCCGCGACCGGGTCCTCGGCGGCGCCGTCGAGCTCGACGGCCTGCCGCCCGGCCGCCGGCCCCGGATCATCGCCTCCGCCGCCGCCCACTTCTCCGTCCAGCGCGCCGCCGCCCTGCTCGGCCTCGGCGAACGGGCCGTCCGCAGCGTCCCCGTCGACCGCGACCAGCGCATGGACGGCGACGCCCTCGCGGACGCCCTCGCCGAGACGGTCTGGGAGGGCGCCACCCCGATCGCGGTGGTCGCCACCGCCGGCACCACCGACACGGGGGCCGTCGACCCGCTCGGCCGCTGCGCCGACCTCGCCGAGCGGCACGGCGCCTGGCTGCACGTCGACGCCGCGTACGGCGGCGGCGCGCTGCTCTCCGACCGGCTGGCCCCGCTGCTCGACGGCATCGCCCGGGCCGACTCCGTCGCGCTCGACTTCCACAAACTGGGCTGGCAGCCGGCCGCCGCCGGGGTCTTCCTGGTCCGGTGCGAGGAGACCTACGCCTCGCTCGCCCGCCGCGCGGTCTACCTCAACCCCGCCGACGACGAGCAGGCCGGCTACCCCAGCCTGCTCGGGCTGTCGCTGCGCACCACCCGCCGGGCGGACGCCTTCAAACTGGCCGTCACCCTGCGCACCCTCGGCCGTCCGGGCCTCGGCGCCCTGGTCGACGCCTGCCACGACCTGGCCCTGCACGCCGCCGCGGCCGTCCGGGCGGAGCCCGCCCTCGACCTGCACGGCGACCCGCTGCTCACCACCGTGCTGTTCCGCTACCGCCCGGCCACGGACGGCCCGGACGCCGCCGATCGGATCAACGCCGAGTTGCGCCGCCGGCTGCTGCACACCGGCCGCGCGGTGGTCGGCCGCACCGAGCTGCCCGGCACGGGCCGGGCCGGGTCCGCCTCAAGCTGA
- a CDS encoding tRNA-dependent cyclodipeptide synthase, whose product MSETLLSDTPVSTGTNPSPTAAEFHAAPFSERCRQIFGRGDHLLIGVSPGNSYFSAGRIAELVHWGRSRFSAVDVVHADLHVEAQFAAAGYPPDAAARRAAKEVKATRRRVERGVADAGRTAVGVHALSDFTDTAAYRRLHRGVLDALGTDRPLRTATERMAGGFLHSRLDGAAPAADQLAAGVAYIAAELPFFLDTPALLGVASSVACYHVELPLTGVLFGRAEGLRAAAGQAYAVVRPAAVAAVAA is encoded by the coding sequence ATGAGCGAAACCCTTCTGAGCGACACCCCGGTGAGCACCGGGACGAATCCGTCCCCGACGGCCGCGGAATTCCACGCGGCGCCCTTCTCCGAACGCTGCCGGCAGATATTCGGCCGCGGCGACCACCTGCTGATCGGGGTCAGCCCCGGAAACAGCTATTTCAGTGCCGGGCGGATCGCCGAGCTCGTCCACTGGGGGCGCAGCCGCTTCTCCGCCGTGGACGTCGTCCACGCCGACCTCCACGTGGAGGCCCAGTTCGCCGCCGCCGGGTACCCGCCGGACGCCGCGGCGCGTCGGGCGGCCAAGGAGGTCAAGGCCACCCGGCGCCGGGTCGAGCGCGGCGTCGCCGACGCCGGACGGACAGCGGTCGGCGTGCATGCCCTGTCCGACTTCACGGACACGGCGGCCTACCGACGGCTGCACCGCGGCGTCCTGGACGCCCTCGGCACCGACCGGCCCCTGCGGACGGCCACCGAGCGGATGGCCGGCGGCTTCCTGCACTCCAGGCTCGACGGAGCTGCCCCGGCCGCCGACCAGCTGGCGGCCGGCGTGGCCTACATCGCCGCCGAACTGCCGTTCTTCCTGGACACCCCGGCCCTGCTCGGGGTGGCCTCCTCGGTCGCCTGCTACCACGTCGAACTGCCGCTCACCGGCGTGCTGTTCGGCCGTGCCGAGGGGCTGCGCGCAGCCGCCGGACAGGCCTACGCCGTGGTCCGTCCGGCGGCCGTGGCGGCCGTCGCCGCCTGA